A stretch of the Nicotiana tabacum cultivar K326 chromosome 6, ASM71507v2, whole genome shotgun sequence genome encodes the following:
- the LOC107777223 gene encoding putative zinc metalloprotease EGY2, chloroplastic isoform X2, producing MNMPAVCRVSILSVSPQCSSCCYNRLQPLLSSPSAGPLKHSINFPTRNSLRFVARNKGSFLCRSTEPDKSDDKDENLDKEADGVNLNDSVADKSLELNSRTDQDKDQTMGMLENPSLENNNGAQVNEQPRVEDGTEVQVASGSPLPGVKPLQLDESTRIPKETIEILRNQVFGFDTFFVTSQEPYEGGVLFKGNLRGQAATAYEKVSKRMQDRLGDVYKLFLLNNPEDDKPVAVVVPRMTLQPETTAVPEWFAAGAFGLVTVFTLLLRNVPALQSNLFSKCSSVIYRILNKFYLNSLKLQSVVDNLDLLKDGLPGALITAFVLGVHEVSHLLVAKEVGVKLGVPYFVPSWQIGSFGAITRIVNIVPEREDLLKVAAAGPLAGFSVGLILLLSGFILPPTDGIGIIVDPSVFHESFLAGGIAKLLLGDALKEGTPISVNPLVIWAWAGLLINAINSIPAGELDGGRIAFAMWGRKASARLSSLSIGLLGISALFSDVAFYWVVLIFFLQRGPISPLSEEITDPDNKYIALGVVVLLLGLLVCLPYPFLFSNEAATGF from the exons ATGAACATGCCGGCGGTTTGTCGTGTTAGTATTCTTTCCGTGTCACCACAGTGTAGTTCGTGCTGTTACAATCGGCTCCAGCCTTTGCTTTCTTCCCCGTCAGCTGGTCCTCTGAAACATAGTATTAATTTTCCTACTAGAAACTCCTTAAG ATTTGTCGCTCGCAATAAAGGAAGCTTTCTTTGCAGATCGACTGAACCGGATAAAAGTGACGACAAG gATGAAAATTTGGACAAGGAAGCGGATGGGGTAAATCTGAATGACTCTGTAGCAGATAAGAGTCTTGAGCTGAACTCTCGAACTGATCAG GACAAGGATCAAACAATGGGGATGTTGGAGAATCCAAGTCTAGAAAATAATAATGGAGCTCAAGTGAATGAACAGCCTCGAGTTGAG gatggtactGAGGTTCAAGTTGCGAGTGGATCACCTCTTCCAGGTGTGAAG CCTCTGCAACTTGATGAATCAACCAGGATTCCCAAGGAAACAATTGAAATTCTCAGAAATCAAGTTTTTGGTTTTGACACCTTTTTTGTTACAAGCCAGGAGCCATATGAG GGTGGAGTATTATTTAAAGGGAATTTACGAGGACAGGCTGCAACAGCTTATGAAAAAGTATCAAAGAGAATGCAG GACAGACTTGGAGATGTATataaactttttcttttaaacaatCCAGAGGATGATAAGCCTGTGGCAGTTGTGGTCCCAAGAATGACCCTGCAACCTGAAACTACAG CTGTTCCAGAATGGTTTGCAGCGGGGGCCTTTGGACTCGTTACAGTATTCACTTTACTTCTTCGCAATGTGCCGGCTTTACAATCGAACTTGTT ttcgaAGTGCTCATCCGTTATTTACAGGATTCTTAACAAGTTTTATCTGAATTCGCTCAAATTGCA ATCAGTTGTTGACAATCTTGACCTGTTGAAGGATGGATTACCTGGAGCTCTCATAACTGCCTTTGTTCTGGGGGTTCATGAAGTTAGCCATCTTTTAGTTGCCAAAGAGGTTGGCGTTAAGCTCGGCGTTCCATATTTTGTTCCTAGTTGGCAG ATAGGCTCCTTTGGTGCTATAACAAGGATTGTAAATATTGTACCAGAGCGTGAAGATCTCTTGAAAGTTGCAGCAGCTGGACCATTAGCTGGGTTCTCGGTGGGCCTTATTCTTTTGCTTTCAGGATTCATCTTACCACCTACTGATGGCATTGGCATCATCGTCGATCCCTCTGTGTTCCACGAATCATTTCTAGCTGGCGGTATAG CCAAGCTTCTTCTAGGAGATGCTCTCAAGGAAGGAACTCCTATATCAGTAAATCCGCTTGTCATATGGGCCTGGGCTGGACTTCTCATTAATGCTATCAATAGTATTCCTGCAGGAGAGCTCGATGGTGGCCGGATTGCCTTTGCCATGTGGGGTAGAAAG GCTTCAGCTCGCCTCAGTTCGTTATCTATTGGGCTTCTCGGGATATCTGCATTGTTTAGCGATGTAGCATTCTATTGGGTAGTGCTAATATTCTTCCTCCAAAGAGGGCCTATCTCTCCACTATCAGAAGAAATCACTGATCCTGACAATAAATACATAGCCCTTGGAGTTGTAGTTCTGCTCTTGGGCCTGTTGGTTTGCCTGCCATATCCCTTTCTCTTCTCTAATGAAGCTGCCACTGGTTTCTAG
- the LOC107777223 gene encoding putative zinc metalloprotease EGY2, chloroplastic isoform X4, with amino-acid sequence MNMPAVCRVSILSVSPQCSSCCYNRLQPLLSSPSAGPLKHSINFPTRNSLRFVARNKGSFLCRSTEPDKSDDKDENLDKEADGVNLNDSVADKSLELNSRTDQDKDQTMGMLENPSLENNNGAQVNEQPRVEDGTEVQVASGSPLPGVKVPLQLDESTRIPKETIEILRNQVFGFDTFFVTSQEPYEGGVLFKGNLRGQAATAYEKVSKRMQDRLGDVYKLFLLNNPEDDKPVAVVVPRMTLQPETTAVPEWFAAGAFGLVTVFTLLLRNVPALQSNLLSVVDNLDLLKDGLPGALITAFVLGVHEVSHLLVAKEVGVKLGVPYFVPSWQIGSFGAITRIVNIVPEREDLLKVAAAGPLAGFSVGLILLLSGFILPPTDGIGIIVDPSVFHESFLAGGIAKLLLGDALKEGTPISVNPLVIWAWAGLLINAINSIPAGELDGGRIAFAMWGRKASARLSSLSIGLLGISALFSDVAFYWVVLIFFLQRGPISPLSEEITDPDNKYIALGVVVLLLGLLVCLPYPFLFSNEAATGF; translated from the exons ATGAACATGCCGGCGGTTTGTCGTGTTAGTATTCTTTCCGTGTCACCACAGTGTAGTTCGTGCTGTTACAATCGGCTCCAGCCTTTGCTTTCTTCCCCGTCAGCTGGTCCTCTGAAACATAGTATTAATTTTCCTACTAGAAACTCCTTAAG ATTTGTCGCTCGCAATAAAGGAAGCTTTCTTTGCAGATCGACTGAACCGGATAAAAGTGACGACAAG gATGAAAATTTGGACAAGGAAGCGGATGGGGTAAATCTGAATGACTCTGTAGCAGATAAGAGTCTTGAGCTGAACTCTCGAACTGATCAG GACAAGGATCAAACAATGGGGATGTTGGAGAATCCAAGTCTAGAAAATAATAATGGAGCTCAAGTGAATGAACAGCCTCGAGTTGAG gatggtactGAGGTTCAAGTTGCGAGTGGATCACCTCTTCCAGGTGTGAAGGTG CCTCTGCAACTTGATGAATCAACCAGGATTCCCAAGGAAACAATTGAAATTCTCAGAAATCAAGTTTTTGGTTTTGACACCTTTTTTGTTACAAGCCAGGAGCCATATGAG GGTGGAGTATTATTTAAAGGGAATTTACGAGGACAGGCTGCAACAGCTTATGAAAAAGTATCAAAGAGAATGCAG GACAGACTTGGAGATGTATataaactttttcttttaaacaatCCAGAGGATGATAAGCCTGTGGCAGTTGTGGTCCCAAGAATGACCCTGCAACCTGAAACTACAG CTGTTCCAGAATGGTTTGCAGCGGGGGCCTTTGGACTCGTTACAGTATTCACTTTACTTCTTCGCAATGTGCCGGCTTTACAATCGAACTTGTT ATCAGTTGTTGACAATCTTGACCTGTTGAAGGATGGATTACCTGGAGCTCTCATAACTGCCTTTGTTCTGGGGGTTCATGAAGTTAGCCATCTTTTAGTTGCCAAAGAGGTTGGCGTTAAGCTCGGCGTTCCATATTTTGTTCCTAGTTGGCAG ATAGGCTCCTTTGGTGCTATAACAAGGATTGTAAATATTGTACCAGAGCGTGAAGATCTCTTGAAAGTTGCAGCAGCTGGACCATTAGCTGGGTTCTCGGTGGGCCTTATTCTTTTGCTTTCAGGATTCATCTTACCACCTACTGATGGCATTGGCATCATCGTCGATCCCTCTGTGTTCCACGAATCATTTCTAGCTGGCGGTATAG CCAAGCTTCTTCTAGGAGATGCTCTCAAGGAAGGAACTCCTATATCAGTAAATCCGCTTGTCATATGGGCCTGGGCTGGACTTCTCATTAATGCTATCAATAGTATTCCTGCAGGAGAGCTCGATGGTGGCCGGATTGCCTTTGCCATGTGGGGTAGAAAG GCTTCAGCTCGCCTCAGTTCGTTATCTATTGGGCTTCTCGGGATATCTGCATTGTTTAGCGATGTAGCATTCTATTGGGTAGTGCTAATATTCTTCCTCCAAAGAGGGCCTATCTCTCCACTATCAGAAGAAATCACTGATCCTGACAATAAATACATAGCCCTTGGAGTTGTAGTTCTGCTCTTGGGCCTGTTGGTTTGCCTGCCATATCCCTTTCTCTTCTCTAATGAAGCTGCCACTGGTTTCTAG
- the LOC107777223 gene encoding putative zinc metalloprotease EGY2, chloroplastic isoform X3, whose protein sequence is MNMPAVCRVSILSVSPQCSSCCYNRLQPLLSSPSAGPLKHSINFPTRNSLRFVARNKGSFLCRSTEPDKSDDKDENLDKEADGVNLNDSVADKSLELNSRTDQDKDQTMGMLENPSLENNNGAQVNEQPRVEDGTEVQVASGSPLPGVKPLQLDESTRIPKETIEILRNQVFGFDTFFVTSQEPYEGGVLFKGNLRGQAATAYEKVSKRMQDRLGDVYKLFLLNNPEDDKPVAVVVPRMTLQPETTAVPEWFAAGAFGLVTVFTLLLRNVPALQSNLLSVVDNLDLLKDGLPGALITAFVLGVHEVSHLLVAKEVGVKLGVPYFVPSWQIGSFGAITRIVNIVPEREDLLKVAAAGPLAGFSVGLILLLSGFILPPTDGIGIIVDPSVFHESFLAGGIAKLLLGDALKEGTPISVNPLVIWAWAGLLINAINSIPAGELDGGRIAFAMWGRKASARLSSLSIGLLGISALFSDVAFYWVVLIFFLQRGPISPLSEEITDPDNKYIALGVVVLLLGLLVCLPYPFLFSNEAATGF, encoded by the exons ATGAACATGCCGGCGGTTTGTCGTGTTAGTATTCTTTCCGTGTCACCACAGTGTAGTTCGTGCTGTTACAATCGGCTCCAGCCTTTGCTTTCTTCCCCGTCAGCTGGTCCTCTGAAACATAGTATTAATTTTCCTACTAGAAACTCCTTAAG ATTTGTCGCTCGCAATAAAGGAAGCTTTCTTTGCAGATCGACTGAACCGGATAAAAGTGACGACAAG gATGAAAATTTGGACAAGGAAGCGGATGGGGTAAATCTGAATGACTCTGTAGCAGATAAGAGTCTTGAGCTGAACTCTCGAACTGATCAG GACAAGGATCAAACAATGGGGATGTTGGAGAATCCAAGTCTAGAAAATAATAATGGAGCTCAAGTGAATGAACAGCCTCGAGTTGAG gatggtactGAGGTTCAAGTTGCGAGTGGATCACCTCTTCCAGGTGTGAAG CCTCTGCAACTTGATGAATCAACCAGGATTCCCAAGGAAACAATTGAAATTCTCAGAAATCAAGTTTTTGGTTTTGACACCTTTTTTGTTACAAGCCAGGAGCCATATGAG GGTGGAGTATTATTTAAAGGGAATTTACGAGGACAGGCTGCAACAGCTTATGAAAAAGTATCAAAGAGAATGCAG GACAGACTTGGAGATGTATataaactttttcttttaaacaatCCAGAGGATGATAAGCCTGTGGCAGTTGTGGTCCCAAGAATGACCCTGCAACCTGAAACTACAG CTGTTCCAGAATGGTTTGCAGCGGGGGCCTTTGGACTCGTTACAGTATTCACTTTACTTCTTCGCAATGTGCCGGCTTTACAATCGAACTTGTT ATCAGTTGTTGACAATCTTGACCTGTTGAAGGATGGATTACCTGGAGCTCTCATAACTGCCTTTGTTCTGGGGGTTCATGAAGTTAGCCATCTTTTAGTTGCCAAAGAGGTTGGCGTTAAGCTCGGCGTTCCATATTTTGTTCCTAGTTGGCAG ATAGGCTCCTTTGGTGCTATAACAAGGATTGTAAATATTGTACCAGAGCGTGAAGATCTCTTGAAAGTTGCAGCAGCTGGACCATTAGCTGGGTTCTCGGTGGGCCTTATTCTTTTGCTTTCAGGATTCATCTTACCACCTACTGATGGCATTGGCATCATCGTCGATCCCTCTGTGTTCCACGAATCATTTCTAGCTGGCGGTATAG CCAAGCTTCTTCTAGGAGATGCTCTCAAGGAAGGAACTCCTATATCAGTAAATCCGCTTGTCATATGGGCCTGGGCTGGACTTCTCATTAATGCTATCAATAGTATTCCTGCAGGAGAGCTCGATGGTGGCCGGATTGCCTTTGCCATGTGGGGTAGAAAG GCTTCAGCTCGCCTCAGTTCGTTATCTATTGGGCTTCTCGGGATATCTGCATTGTTTAGCGATGTAGCATTCTATTGGGTAGTGCTAATATTCTTCCTCCAAAGAGGGCCTATCTCTCCACTATCAGAAGAAATCACTGATCCTGACAATAAATACATAGCCCTTGGAGTTGTAGTTCTGCTCTTGGGCCTGTTGGTTTGCCTGCCATATCCCTTTCTCTTCTCTAATGAAGCTGCCACTGGTTTCTAG
- the LOC107777223 gene encoding putative zinc metalloprotease EGY2, chloroplastic isoform X1, with amino-acid sequence MNMPAVCRVSILSVSPQCSSCCYNRLQPLLSSPSAGPLKHSINFPTRNSLRFVARNKGSFLCRSTEPDKSDDKDENLDKEADGVNLNDSVADKSLELNSRTDQDKDQTMGMLENPSLENNNGAQVNEQPRVEDGTEVQVASGSPLPGVKVPLQLDESTRIPKETIEILRNQVFGFDTFFVTSQEPYEGGVLFKGNLRGQAATAYEKVSKRMQDRLGDVYKLFLLNNPEDDKPVAVVVPRMTLQPETTAVPEWFAAGAFGLVTVFTLLLRNVPALQSNLFSKCSSVIYRILNKFYLNSLKLQSVVDNLDLLKDGLPGALITAFVLGVHEVSHLLVAKEVGVKLGVPYFVPSWQIGSFGAITRIVNIVPEREDLLKVAAAGPLAGFSVGLILLLSGFILPPTDGIGIIVDPSVFHESFLAGGIAKLLLGDALKEGTPISVNPLVIWAWAGLLINAINSIPAGELDGGRIAFAMWGRKASARLSSLSIGLLGISALFSDVAFYWVVLIFFLQRGPISPLSEEITDPDNKYIALGVVVLLLGLLVCLPYPFLFSNEAATGF; translated from the exons ATGAACATGCCGGCGGTTTGTCGTGTTAGTATTCTTTCCGTGTCACCACAGTGTAGTTCGTGCTGTTACAATCGGCTCCAGCCTTTGCTTTCTTCCCCGTCAGCTGGTCCTCTGAAACATAGTATTAATTTTCCTACTAGAAACTCCTTAAG ATTTGTCGCTCGCAATAAAGGAAGCTTTCTTTGCAGATCGACTGAACCGGATAAAAGTGACGACAAG gATGAAAATTTGGACAAGGAAGCGGATGGGGTAAATCTGAATGACTCTGTAGCAGATAAGAGTCTTGAGCTGAACTCTCGAACTGATCAG GACAAGGATCAAACAATGGGGATGTTGGAGAATCCAAGTCTAGAAAATAATAATGGAGCTCAAGTGAATGAACAGCCTCGAGTTGAG gatggtactGAGGTTCAAGTTGCGAGTGGATCACCTCTTCCAGGTGTGAAGGTG CCTCTGCAACTTGATGAATCAACCAGGATTCCCAAGGAAACAATTGAAATTCTCAGAAATCAAGTTTTTGGTTTTGACACCTTTTTTGTTACAAGCCAGGAGCCATATGAG GGTGGAGTATTATTTAAAGGGAATTTACGAGGACAGGCTGCAACAGCTTATGAAAAAGTATCAAAGAGAATGCAG GACAGACTTGGAGATGTATataaactttttcttttaaacaatCCAGAGGATGATAAGCCTGTGGCAGTTGTGGTCCCAAGAATGACCCTGCAACCTGAAACTACAG CTGTTCCAGAATGGTTTGCAGCGGGGGCCTTTGGACTCGTTACAGTATTCACTTTACTTCTTCGCAATGTGCCGGCTTTACAATCGAACTTGTT ttcgaAGTGCTCATCCGTTATTTACAGGATTCTTAACAAGTTTTATCTGAATTCGCTCAAATTGCA ATCAGTTGTTGACAATCTTGACCTGTTGAAGGATGGATTACCTGGAGCTCTCATAACTGCCTTTGTTCTGGGGGTTCATGAAGTTAGCCATCTTTTAGTTGCCAAAGAGGTTGGCGTTAAGCTCGGCGTTCCATATTTTGTTCCTAGTTGGCAG ATAGGCTCCTTTGGTGCTATAACAAGGATTGTAAATATTGTACCAGAGCGTGAAGATCTCTTGAAAGTTGCAGCAGCTGGACCATTAGCTGGGTTCTCGGTGGGCCTTATTCTTTTGCTTTCAGGATTCATCTTACCACCTACTGATGGCATTGGCATCATCGTCGATCCCTCTGTGTTCCACGAATCATTTCTAGCTGGCGGTATAG CCAAGCTTCTTCTAGGAGATGCTCTCAAGGAAGGAACTCCTATATCAGTAAATCCGCTTGTCATATGGGCCTGGGCTGGACTTCTCATTAATGCTATCAATAGTATTCCTGCAGGAGAGCTCGATGGTGGCCGGATTGCCTTTGCCATGTGGGGTAGAAAG GCTTCAGCTCGCCTCAGTTCGTTATCTATTGGGCTTCTCGGGATATCTGCATTGTTTAGCGATGTAGCATTCTATTGGGTAGTGCTAATATTCTTCCTCCAAAGAGGGCCTATCTCTCCACTATCAGAAGAAATCACTGATCCTGACAATAAATACATAGCCCTTGGAGTTGTAGTTCTGCTCTTGGGCCTGTTGGTTTGCCTGCCATATCCCTTTCTCTTCTCTAATGAAGCTGCCACTGGTTTCTAG